AATTACTTTTTTAAATCTATTTTTAAAAATCCTTTAATAATAGCTTCTCTTTTAGGAATTTTTATAAATATATTTGAAATTTCTATTCCAATTTTTTTGAATAAGAGTATACAAATATTATCAAATGCAGCACTTCCTTTTGGTATTTTGTCTATAGGATTTAGTTTAGTCTTAAATGATTTTAAAAGTAATTTTAAAGAGATATTTAATGCAAGCTTTTCAAAGTTTATTATTTTTCCTATTTTAACTCTATTTTTTTGTCAGATTTTAAATATAGATGAAAAAATTGTTCCTATTTTAATTCTATTTTCAATAATGCCAACAGCAACAAGTGCCTTTATTTTAGCAAGACAACTTGGTGGTGATTTTAAATTAATGGGAGCAATAATTACTATTCAAACTTTAGTATCAATGCCAATTTTTATAATATTTTTACAAATATATTTTTAAAAAATAATTTTTAATATTAAATTAATTGCTAAAATTGTAAGCATAATTTTTAAAATAATTGCAAATTTCTTACCATCAACTAAATTTCTAGCTTTTGTTCCTACGAAACTACCTAAAACGGCACCAAAAATCATAGCACTAATAATCCAAATATAATCAAAAAATAGAAATCCAAAGTAGATAAATACAACAACTTTTAGTAAATGAGTTATACTCATTAAAGCAGCTCCAGTTGATACAACTTTATCTTTATCTTTATAGTCTTTAAATAAAAGTGTCATAGTAAGTGGTCCTGTGGCACCAACAACCATAGATAAACCTGTTTGGAAAAATCCTGCTAAATAGTAGTTCTCATACCTTTTTATTTTTTCATTAAATTTTTCACTCCAAAGTGAAAGTAAAATATAAATTCCTATAAAAAGTGGTACATATTCCAAAGATATAAAAGTTAAAATCCCTGCAAAAATTGCTATTCCTAAAACAGAGCCAATTAAAAATTTAGGTATTACTTCATATTGAATATCTTTATATCCAAAAAAAGCCCGACTAAGATTACTTGAAACTTGTGTAAGTCCATGAACTGGAATAAGTGCATTTACTGGTAAAAATGATGGTAAAATAGCTATTAACATCATTCCTCCTCCAATCCCAACAACCGCAGCGATAACTGAAGTAAAAAATGTAATAAACCCTAAAATTAACTCTGTCATAAATATTTTTCCTCAAAAAGATTGTGTAAAATACCAAATAAAGGCTTTATTATTAAAGTTTAAATATAATTTAACTTTAAAAAAAAGGAAGAATTATGAAAAAACTACTAATTGTAACACTTATTTTTACAAATTTTTTGTTCGCAAATTATAATTATACAGGTGAAAATAGTGGAAAAATAGATATGCATGGTGGAAAAGGTGAAAATTTAATAAATAAAGGTAATTCATTATCAAATAAAGGTTTA
The Aliarcobacter faecis genome window above contains:
- a CDS encoding AEC family transporter produces the protein MKLLDINLILSLILPICFVSFFLIILNRFIPTQNNSFTSILQGATRFNTYIFLALCSSLYGSFGLEIASIILSFTIIFLNILNITFYLIYQDLSKIDFNYFFKSIFKNPLIIASLLGIFINIFEISIPIFLNKSIQILSNAALPFGILSIGFSLVLNDFKSNFKEIFNASFSKFIIFPILTLFFCQILNIDEKIVPILILFSIMPTATSAFILARQLGGDFKLMGAIITIQTLVSMPIFIIFLQIYF
- a CDS encoding sulfite exporter TauE/SafE family protein, with product MTELILGFITFFTSVIAAVVGIGGGMMLIAILPSFLPVNALIPVHGLTQVSSNLSRAFFGYKDIQYEVIPKFLIGSVLGIAIFAGILTFISLEYVPLFIGIYILLSLWSEKFNEKIKRYENYYLAGFFQTGLSMVVGATGPLTMTLLFKDYKDKDKVVSTGAALMSITHLLKVVVFIYFGFLFFDYIWIISAMIFGAVLGSFVGTKARNLVDGKKFAIILKIMLTILAINLILKIIF